One Bos taurus isolate L1 Dominette 01449 registration number 42190680 breed Hereford chromosome 3, ARS-UCD2.0, whole genome shotgun sequence DNA window includes the following coding sequences:
- the MYCL gene encoding protein L-Myc, whose amino-acid sequence MCKCAGCFAAPSGRGAGPLQVAGGGSEGADMDFDSYQHYFYDYDCGEDFYRSTAPSEDIWKKFELVPSPPTSPPWSSGPGDGDAGPGIGPPEPWPGGGAGDDAESRGHSKAWGRNYASIIRRDCMWSGFSARERLERAVSDRLAAGAPRGNPPKAPAAPDCAPSLEAGNPAPAAPCPLGEPKTQACSGSESPSDSEGEEIDVVTVEKRQSLGVRKPVTITVRADPLDPCMKHFHISIHQQQHNYAARFPPESCSQGQAPEPGPREDGLEREAPEEKEDEADEEIVSLPPVESEPSQPCNPKPVSSDTEDVTKRKNHNFLERKRRNDLRSRFLALRDQVPTLATCSKAPKVVILSKALEYLQALVGAEKRMATEKRQLRCRQQQLQKRIAYLSGY is encoded by the exons ATGTGCAAGTGTGCGGGCTGCTTCGCTGCCCCGAGCGGGCGGGGAGCCGGTCCGCTCCAGGTGGCCGGTGGCGGGAGCGAG GGAGCGGACATGGACTTCGACTCGTACCAGCACTATTTCTACGACTATGACTGCGGAGAGGATTTCTACCGCTCCACGGCGCCCAGCGAGGACATCTGGAAGAAATTCGAGCTCGTGCCGTCGCCCCCCACGTCGCCGCCCTGGAGCTCCGGTCCCGGCGACGGAGACGCGGGCCCCGGAATTGGTCCTCCGGAGCCGTGGCCCGGAGGGGGCGCCGGGGACGATGCAGAATCCCGGGGTCACTCGAAAGCTTGGGGCAGGAACTACGCTTCCATCATCCGCCGAGACTGTATGTGGAGCGGCTTTTCGGCCCGGGAACGGCTGGAGAGAGCGGTGAGCGACCGGCTCGCCGCTGGCGCGCCCCGGGGGAACCCGCCCAAGGCGCCCGCCGCCCCGGACTGCGCTCCCAGCCTCGAAGCCGGCAACCCGGCGCCCGCTGCCCCCTGTCCACTGGGCGAGCCCAAGACCCAGGCCTGCTCGGGGTCCGAGAGCCCAAGCGACTCGG AGGGTGAAGAAATTGACGTTGTGACAGTGGAGAAGAGGCAGTCCCTGGGTGTCCGGAAGCCAGTCACCATCACGGTGCGAGCAGACCCTTTGGACCCCTGCATGAAACACTTCCACATCTCCATCCATCAACAACAGCACAACTATGCTGCCCGCTTTCCTCCAGAAAGCTGCTCCCAAGGACAGGCTCCAGAGCCAGGGCCCCGTGAAGACGGTCTGGAGAGAGAAGCaccagaagaaaaggaagatgagGCAGATGAAGAAATTGTGAGTCTCCCACCTGTAGAAAGCGAGCCTTCCCAGCCCTGCAACCCCAAACCTGTCAGTTCTGACACTGAGGACGTAACCAAGAGGAAGAACCATAACTTCCTGGAGCGCAAAAGGCGGAATGACCTCCGTTCCAGGTTCTTGGCCCTGAGGGATCAGGTCCCTACCCTGGCCACCTGCTCCAAGGCCCCCAAAGTAGTGATCCTGAGCAAGGCCTTGGAATACTTGCAAGCCCTAGTAGGAGCTGAGAAGAGGATGGCTACGGAGAAAAGGCAGCTCCGGTGTCGGCAGCAACAGCTGCAGAAGAGAATCGCGTACCTCAGTGGCTACTAA
- the MYCL gene encoding protein L-Myc isoform X1, which translates to MDFDSYQHYFYDYDCGEDFYRSTAPSEDIWKKFELVPSPPTSPPWSSGPGDGDAGPGIGPPEPWPGGGAGDDAESRGHSKAWGRNYASIIRRDCMWSGFSARERLERAVSDRLAAGAPRGNPPKAPAAPDCAPSLEAGNPAPAAPCPLGEPKTQACSGSESPSDSEGEEIDVVTVEKRQSLGVRKPVTITVRADPLDPCMKHFHISIHQQQHNYAARFPPESCSQGQAPEPGPREDGLEREAPEEKEDEADEEIVSLPPVESEPSQPCNPKPVSSDTEDVTKRKNHNFLERKRRNDLRSRFLALRDQVPTLATCSKAPKVVILSKALEYLQALVGAEKRMATEKRQLRCRQQQLQKRIAYLSGY; encoded by the exons ATGGACTTCGACTCGTACCAGCACTATTTCTACGACTATGACTGCGGAGAGGATTTCTACCGCTCCACGGCGCCCAGCGAGGACATCTGGAAGAAATTCGAGCTCGTGCCGTCGCCCCCCACGTCGCCGCCCTGGAGCTCCGGTCCCGGCGACGGAGACGCGGGCCCCGGAATTGGTCCTCCGGAGCCGTGGCCCGGAGGGGGCGCCGGGGACGATGCAGAATCCCGGGGTCACTCGAAAGCTTGGGGCAGGAACTACGCTTCCATCATCCGCCGAGACTGTATGTGGAGCGGCTTTTCGGCCCGGGAACGGCTGGAGAGAGCGGTGAGCGACCGGCTCGCCGCTGGCGCGCCCCGGGGGAACCCGCCCAAGGCGCCCGCCGCCCCGGACTGCGCTCCCAGCCTCGAAGCCGGCAACCCGGCGCCCGCTGCCCCCTGTCCACTGGGCGAGCCCAAGACCCAGGCCTGCTCGGGGTCCGAGAGCCCAAGCGACTCGG AGGGTGAAGAAATTGACGTTGTGACAGTGGAGAAGAGGCAGTCCCTGGGTGTCCGGAAGCCAGTCACCATCACGGTGCGAGCAGACCCTTTGGACCCCTGCATGAAACACTTCCACATCTCCATCCATCAACAACAGCACAACTATGCTGCCCGCTTTCCTCCAGAAAGCTGCTCCCAAGGACAGGCTCCAGAGCCAGGGCCCCGTGAAGACGGTCTGGAGAGAGAAGCaccagaagaaaaggaagatgagGCAGATGAAGAAATTGTGAGTCTCCCACCTGTAGAAAGCGAGCCTTCCCAGCCCTGCAACCCCAAACCTGTCAGTTCTGACACTGAGGACGTAACCAAGAGGAAGAACCATAACTTCCTGGAGCGCAAAAGGCGGAATGACCTCCGTTCCAGGTTCTTGGCCCTGAGGGATCAGGTCCCTACCCTGGCCACCTGCTCCAAGGCCCCCAAAGTAGTGATCCTGAGCAAGGCCTTGGAATACTTGCAAGCCCTAGTAGGAGCTGAGAAGAGGATGGCTACGGAGAAAAGGCAGCTCCGGTGTCGGCAGCAACAGCTGCAGAAGAGAATCGCGTACCTCAGTGGCTACTAA